A region from the Streptomyces lydicus genome encodes:
- the nagB gene encoding glucosamine-6-phosphate deaminase has product MEVVIVPDATAGGELIAGALAALLRRKPDALLGVATGSTPLPIYQALAAKVRAGAVDASLARICQLDEYVGLPAGHPESYRSVVLREVVRPLGLGQDSFMGPDGSAEDVQAACEAYDRALREAGGVDLQLLGIGTDGHIGFNEPCSSLASRTRIKTLTQQTRADNARFFDSPDEVPHHVITQGIGTILEARHLVLLATGEGKADAVARAVEGPVAALVPASALQLHPHATVVVDEAAAAKLKLADYFRATYAAKPEWQGL; this is encoded by the coding sequence GTGGAAGTTGTCATCGTTCCGGACGCCACGGCAGGCGGCGAGCTGATCGCGGGGGCCCTCGCCGCCCTGCTGCGCCGCAAGCCCGACGCGCTGCTCGGTGTGGCCACCGGCTCTACCCCGTTGCCCATTTACCAGGCACTGGCGGCGAAGGTCCGGGCCGGCGCGGTGGACGCGTCCCTGGCACGTATCTGCCAGCTCGACGAATATGTCGGCCTGCCGGCCGGGCATCCCGAGTCCTACCGTTCGGTGGTCCTGCGCGAGGTGGTCCGGCCGCTCGGCCTCGGCCAGGACTCGTTCATGGGGCCCGACGGGTCGGCCGAGGATGTCCAGGCCGCCTGCGAGGCCTACGACCGTGCGCTGCGTGAGGCCGGCGGGGTGGACCTCCAGTTGCTCGGTATCGGCACGGACGGGCACATCGGCTTCAACGAGCCGTGTTCGTCGCTCGCTTCGCGCACCCGTATCAAGACGCTGACCCAGCAGACCCGGGCGGACAATGCCCGGTTCTTCGACAGCCCCGACGAGGTACCCCACCACGTCATCACCCAGGGCATCGGCACCATCCTGGAGGCCCGCCATCTGGTGCTGCTCGCCACCGGCGAGGGCAAGGCCGACGCCGTGGCCCGTGCCGTCGAGGGCCCGGTCGCCGCGCTGGTCCCGGCTTCGGCGCTGCAGCTCCACCCGCACGCCACGGTCGTCGTGGACGAGGCCGCGGCCGCCAAGCTGAAGCTCGCCGACTACTTCCGCGCCACCTACGCGGCGAAGCCGGAATGGCAGGGCCTTTAG
- a CDS encoding Vgb family protein: MSTDAQTPARELLPIPTPVGHTATGQVVAAGPEDPTIGVGTSPVGLAFTPSGGLYVTNSGSNNVTLINTSTDTVTIPSIPEGGTTPSWLTIAPNGNAYIPNNGSGNVSVLNTATNTLVGAPIPLSGGPAAAVVVPSGNVYVSQFFANSVSLINTTTNTVAGGPIAVGSNPVGMAVAPNGNAYVANRGSNNVTVIDTTTNTVVGAPIPVGTQPNFIAIAPNGNAYVANIASSNVTVIDTTTNTVLVPSIPVGSNPWGIAVGPNGIAYTADLGANNITVIDTTTNTVVGAPIPVGTQPIDVAVAPNGKVYVANFGSNNVSVFQGAPTLSGISPNQGPTTGGTVVTITGTNLTGAGVTIGGNLATNVIVNAAGTQITATTPPGAAGPATVTVTTPSGTASLVNAFTYLPDATSLSATPALAKLFPPQVFYPFLNATLVDLVTGLPVPGQTITFSTGNRILGTAITNAQGTAQLSEAITFPLILANGSYTAAFAGTPDLLHSTTHAGIIIP; the protein is encoded by the coding sequence ATGAGTACGGACGCTCAGACACCAGCGCGGGAACTGCTGCCGATCCCCACCCCTGTTGGCCACACCGCCACCGGCCAGGTGGTGGCGGCAGGCCCCGAAGACCCGACGATCGGTGTCGGCACCAGTCCTGTCGGGCTGGCGTTCACCCCCAGCGGCGGCCTTTACGTCACCAACAGCGGCTCGAACAACGTGACGCTGATCAACACCAGCACCGACACCGTCACCATCCCGAGCATCCCCGAAGGCGGCACCACCCCGTCCTGGCTGACGATCGCCCCCAACGGCAACGCCTACATCCCCAACAACGGCTCGGGCAACGTGTCGGTGCTGAACACCGCCACCAACACCCTCGTGGGCGCCCCGATCCCGCTGTCCGGCGGTCCGGCCGCGGCGGTGGTCGTTCCCAGCGGCAACGTCTATGTCAGCCAGTTCTTCGCGAACAGCGTGTCGCTGATCAACACCACCACCAACACCGTCGCGGGCGGGCCCATCGCCGTCGGCTCCAACCCGGTCGGAATGGCCGTCGCACCCAACGGCAACGCCTACGTCGCCAACCGAGGGTCGAACAACGTCACGGTGATCGACACCACCACCAACACCGTGGTGGGCGCCCCCATCCCCGTCGGCACCCAGCCGAACTTCATCGCGATCGCCCCCAACGGCAACGCCTACGTCGCCAACATCGCATCCAGCAACGTGACGGTCATCGACACCACCACCAACACCGTCCTGGTCCCCAGCATCCCCGTCGGCTCCAACCCATGGGGAATCGCGGTCGGCCCCAACGGCATCGCCTACACGGCCGACCTCGGGGCCAACAACATCACGGTGATCGACACCACCACCAACACCGTGGTGGGCGCCCCCATCCCCGTCGGCACCCAGCCGATCGACGTGGCGGTCGCCCCCAACGGCAAGGTCTACGTCGCCAACTTCGGGTCGAACAACGTCAGCGTCTTCCAGGGCGCGCCCACGTTGAGCGGCATCAGCCCCAACCAGGGACCCACCACCGGCGGCACCGTGGTGACCATCACCGGCACCAACCTGACCGGCGCCGGCGTCACCATCGGCGGCAACCTCGCCACCAACGTCATCGTCAATGCCGCCGGCACGCAGATCACCGCCACCACCCCGCCCGGGGCGGCCGGACCGGCCACCGTCACCGTCACCACCCCCAGCGGCACGGCCAGTCTGGTCAACGCCTTCACCTACTTGCCCGACGCCACCTCGCTGTCCGCGACCCCGGCGCTGGCCAAGCTGTTCCCGCCGCAGGTGTTCTACCCGTTCCTCAACGCCACCCTGGTCGACCTCGTCACCGGACTGCCGGTGCCCGGCCAGACCATCACCTTCAGCACCGGCAACCGGATCCTGGGCACCGCCATCACCAACGCCCAAGGCACCGCCCAGCTCTCCGAGGCGATCACCTTCCCGCTGATCCTCGCCAACGGCAGTTACACCGCCGCCTTCGCCGGAACCCCCGACCTGCTGCACTCCACCACCCACGCAGGCATCATCATCCCGTAG
- a CDS encoding glycoside hydrolase family 3 protein, translated as MTSSAGSAGSARPVTSTDTLTRDALAVLQPGFTGTSAPDWLLRRLGEGLASVGLFGRNIADPAQLAALTDRLRSEREDLLIAIDEEGGDVTRLEVRGGSSFPGNHALGAVDDTALTREVARELGRRLAECGVNLNWAPSADVNSDPANPVIGVRSFGADPHLVARHTAAYVEGLQSTGVAACTKHFPGHGDTAVDSHHDLPRIAADLATLRGRELVPFRAAVAAGTRAVMSAHILLPALDADRPATLSPAALHGLLRAPVAEGGLGFDGLIVTDGMEMQAISATYGLERGSVLALAAGADALCVGGGLADEGTVLRLRDALVRAVYDGELPESRLADAAARVRALARWTRSAGAGQGAEPAPGIGLTAARRALRLTADGPYTPLTAPAYVAAFTPLANIAVGDDTPWGVAAELARLLPGTETTTCTAESAAAAGSAALIGGLLTAAGDRRVVAVVRDVHRHPWMADALRTLLDARPDTAVVEMGVPQAPPRGAPHLATHGAARVCGRAAAEILTGLRRPSNGQ; from the coding sequence ATGACCTCTTCTGCGGGCTCCGCGGGCTCTGCACGCCCGGTAACCTCCACCGACACCCTCACCCGCGATGCGCTCGCCGTCCTCCAGCCGGGCTTCACCGGCACCAGCGCCCCCGACTGGCTGCTGCGCCGGCTCGGCGAGGGGCTGGCCTCGGTCGGGCTCTTCGGCCGCAATATCGCCGACCCGGCACAACTCGCCGCCCTGACCGACCGGTTGCGCTCCGAACGGGAGGACCTTCTCATCGCCATCGACGAGGAAGGGGGCGATGTCACCCGCCTGGAGGTGCGCGGCGGCTCCTCCTTCCCCGGCAACCACGCGCTCGGCGCCGTCGACGACACCGCCCTGACCCGCGAGGTCGCCCGGGAACTCGGCCGACGGCTGGCCGAATGCGGCGTCAACCTCAACTGGGCCCCCTCCGCCGACGTCAACTCCGACCCCGCCAACCCGGTCATCGGCGTCCGCTCCTTCGGCGCCGATCCGCACCTGGTCGCCCGGCACACCGCCGCCTACGTCGAGGGCCTGCAGTCCACCGGCGTCGCCGCCTGCACCAAGCACTTCCCCGGCCACGGCGACACCGCCGTCGACTCCCACCACGATCTACCGCGCATCGCCGCCGATCTGGCCACCCTCCGCGGGCGGGAACTGGTGCCGTTCCGCGCCGCCGTCGCCGCCGGCACCCGGGCCGTGATGAGCGCCCACATCCTGCTGCCCGCCCTGGACGCCGACCGCCCCGCCACCCTCAGCCCGGCCGCGCTGCACGGTCTGCTGCGGGCCCCCGTCGCCGAGGGCGGCCTCGGCTTCGACGGGCTGATCGTCACGGACGGGATGGAGATGCAGGCCATCTCCGCCACCTACGGCCTCGAACGCGGCAGTGTGCTGGCCCTTGCGGCCGGTGCCGACGCTCTGTGCGTGGGCGGCGGACTGGCGGACGAGGGCACCGTGCTGCGGTTGCGGGACGCCTTGGTGCGGGCGGTGTACGACGGGGAGCTGCCGGAGAGCCGGCTGGCCGACGCCGCGGCACGGGTACGGGCCCTGGCGCGCTGGACCCGGAGCGCGGGTGCGGGTCAGGGGGCCGAGCCCGCGCCCGGGATCGGTCTCACCGCGGCCCGGCGCGCCCTCCGCCTCACCGCCGACGGCCCGTACACGCCACTGACGGCGCCCGCGTATGTCGCCGCCTTCACGCCCCTCGCCAATATCGCTGTCGGGGACGACACTCCCTGGGGCGTCGCCGCCGAACTGGCCCGGCTGCTCCCGGGCACCGAGACCACCACCTGCACCGCCGAGTCCGCCGCCGCGGCCGGCTCCGCCGCACTGATCGGCGGTCTGCTCACGGCGGCCGGGGACCGCCGCGTCGTCGCCGTGGTCCGCGACGTCCACCGCCACCCCTGGATGGCCGATGCGCTGCGCACCCTCCTCGACGCCCGCCCCGACACCGCGGTCGTCGAAATGGGCGTCCCCCAGGCCCCGCCCCGAGGCGCCCCGCACCTCGCCACCCACGGCGCCGCCCGCGTCTGCGGCCGCGCCGCCGCCGAAATCCTCACTGGCCTCCGGAGGCCTTCGAACGGGCAGTGA
- a CDS encoding GntR family transcriptional regulator yields METDGGNGAESGGGTRTARVPKYYRLKRHLLEITETLPPGTPVPPERTLAAEFDTSRTTVRQALQELVVEGRLERIQGKGTFVAKPKVSQALQLTSYTEDMRAQGLEPASQLLDIGYVTADDQLAGLLDIATGGRVLRIERLRLASGEPMAIEITHLSAKRFPALRRNLVKYTSLYTALAEVYDVRLAEAEETIETSLATPREAGLLGTDVGLPMLMLSRHSLDAQGQPVEWVRSVYRGDRYKFVARLRRPTD; encoded by the coding sequence ATGGAGACGGACGGGGGCAACGGTGCCGAGAGCGGCGGCGGCACGCGGACCGCGCGGGTACCCAAGTACTACCGCCTGAAGCGGCACTTGCTGGAGATCACCGAGACCCTGCCGCCCGGCACCCCGGTCCCGCCCGAGCGCACCCTCGCCGCGGAGTTCGACACTTCGCGCACGACGGTGCGTCAGGCCCTCCAGGAGCTGGTCGTCGAGGGCCGGCTGGAGCGCATCCAGGGCAAGGGCACCTTTGTCGCCAAGCCCAAGGTGTCCCAAGCGCTGCAACTGACCTCCTATACGGAGGACATGCGGGCCCAGGGCCTGGAGCCCGCCTCCCAGTTGCTGGACATCGGTTATGTCACCGCCGACGACCAGCTCGCCGGCCTGCTGGACATCGCCACCGGCGGCCGGGTGCTGCGCATCGAGCGGCTGCGGCTGGCCAGCGGCGAGCCGATGGCCATCGAGATCACCCATCTGTCGGCGAAGCGCTTTCCGGCGCTGCGCCGCAACCTCGTCAAGTACACCTCCCTCTACACCGCGCTGGCCGAGGTGTACGACGTCCGCCTGGCGGAGGCCGAGGAGACCATCGAGACCTCGCTGGCCACCCCGCGCGAGGCCGGCCTGCTGGGCACGGACGTCGGCCTGCCGATGCTGATGCTCTCCCGGCACTCGCTCGACGCACAGGGACAGCCGGTGGAGTGGGTGCGCTCGGTCTACCGGGGCGATCGCTACAAGTTCGTCGCCCGACTGCGCCGCCCGACGGACTGA
- a CDS encoding DUF3311 domain-containing protein, producing the protein MTQSVESPDRRQVITPTRVVAGVCLIAPFVALLWVSSYARIEPKLIGIPFFYWYQMAWVLVSTVLTMIAYQLVQREQRARKGGAAQ; encoded by the coding sequence ATGACACAGTCAGTCGAATCGCCGGATCGCAGACAGGTGATCACCCCCACGCGCGTGGTGGCCGGGGTCTGCCTGATCGCTCCGTTCGTGGCGTTGCTGTGGGTGAGCTCGTACGCCAGGATCGAGCCGAAGCTCATCGGGATCCCGTTCTTCTACTGGTACCAGATGGCGTGGGTGCTGGTCTCGACGGTGCTCACCATGATCGCGTACCAGCTCGTACAGCGTGAGCAGCGCGCCCGCAAGGGCGGTGCGGCCCAGTGA
- the mctP gene encoding monocarboxylate uptake permease MctP produces the protein MDGVALAVFVFFFLAVTVMGFLAARWRKAEQSANLDEWGLGGRSFGTWVTWFLLGGDLYTAYTFVAVPAAIYAAGASGFFAVPYTVLVYPLIFTFLPRLWSVSHKHGYVTTSDFVRGRFGSKGLSLAVALTGILATMPYIALQLVGIQAVLDVMGIGGGEHTNWFVKDLPLLIAFAVLAAYTYSSGLRAPALIAFVKDGLIYLVITVAIIYIPIKLGGFDAIFDSAGKALAQPGPVPGKPRGELISSANNQWAYATLALGSALALFMYPHSITATLSSRSRNVIRRNTTILPLYSLMLGLLALLGFMAVKAGTDIQGNPQLAIPQLFEDMFPSWFTGVAFAAIGIGALVPAAIMSIAAANLFTRNVYKDFLKPDATPEQEHKVAKLVSLLVKVGALVFVLTMDKTVAINFQLLGGIWILQTMPSLVGGLFTRWFHRWALLIGWAVGMLYGTLAAYGVASPTQKHFGGSSKEIPGIGEIGYIGLTAFALNLVVTVVLTFALKAAGAPDGIDETSPADYTADAGDKGVTVDLPPATAGAPAGH, from the coding sequence ATCGACGGCGTGGCACTCGCCGTCTTCGTCTTCTTCTTCCTGGCCGTGACGGTCATGGGATTCCTGGCCGCCCGCTGGCGCAAGGCCGAGCAGTCCGCCAACCTCGACGAATGGGGGCTGGGCGGCCGCAGCTTCGGCACCTGGGTGACGTGGTTCCTGCTGGGCGGCGACCTCTACACGGCGTACACCTTCGTGGCCGTACCGGCGGCGATCTACGCGGCGGGGGCGTCGGGATTCTTCGCCGTGCCGTACACGGTCCTGGTCTACCCGCTCATCTTCACCTTCCTCCCCCGCCTGTGGTCGGTCTCGCACAAGCACGGCTATGTCACCACCTCCGACTTCGTGCGCGGCCGCTTCGGCTCCAAGGGCCTGTCGCTGGCCGTGGCGCTCACCGGCATCCTCGCCACGATGCCGTACATCGCACTCCAACTGGTGGGCATCCAGGCCGTCCTGGACGTGATGGGCATCGGCGGCGGTGAGCACACCAACTGGTTCGTCAAGGACCTTCCGCTGCTGATCGCGTTCGCCGTGCTGGCCGCGTACACCTACTCCTCGGGTCTGCGGGCGCCGGCGCTGATCGCGTTCGTCAAGGACGGGCTGATCTACCTCGTCATCACCGTCGCGATCATCTACATCCCGATCAAGCTCGGCGGCTTCGACGCGATCTTCGACTCGGCCGGCAAGGCGCTCGCCCAGCCAGGACCGGTCCCCGGCAAACCGCGGGGCGAACTGATCAGCAGCGCCAACAACCAGTGGGCGTATGCGACGTTGGCGCTCGGCTCGGCCCTGGCGCTCTTCATGTACCCGCACTCGATCACCGCGACGCTGTCCTCGCGCAGCCGCAATGTGATCCGGCGCAACACCACCATCCTGCCGCTGTACTCGCTGATGCTGGGCCTGCTGGCGCTGCTCGGCTTCATGGCCGTCAAGGCCGGCACGGACATCCAGGGCAACCCGCAGCTGGCCATCCCGCAGCTCTTCGAGGACATGTTCCCGAGCTGGTTCACCGGTGTGGCATTCGCCGCGATCGGCATCGGCGCGCTGGTGCCCGCGGCCATCATGTCCATCGCCGCGGCGAACCTGTTCACCCGCAACGTCTACAAGGACTTCCTCAAGCCGGACGCCACGCCCGAGCAGGAGCACAAGGTCGCCAAGCTGGTCTCGCTGCTGGTGAAGGTGGGCGCGCTGGTCTTTGTCCTCACCATGGACAAGACCGTCGCGATCAACTTCCAGCTGCTGGGCGGCATCTGGATCCTGCAGACCATGCCGTCCCTGGTCGGCGGGCTCTTCACCCGCTGGTTCCACCGCTGGGCGCTGCTGATCGGCTGGGCGGTCGGCATGCTCTACGGCACGCTCGCGGCCTACGGCGTGGCCAGCCCGACCCAGAAGCACTTCGGCGGCTCCAGCAAGGAGATCCCCGGCATCGGCGAGATCGGCTACATCGGCCTCACCGCCTTCGCGCTGAACCTCGTGGTCACGGTCGTCCTGACCTTCGCCCTGAAGGCCGCAGGCGCCCCCGACGGCATCGACGAGACCAGCCCCGCCGACTACACGGCGGACGCCGGTGACAAGGGCGTCACCGTCGATCTGCCGCCGGCGACGGCAGGGGCACCGGCCGGACACTGA
- a CDS encoding Uma2 family endonuclease encodes MTALADPPPHIMETEHFEEAARILARLEEGARLELIDGKVKSKPMPDGDHGRIIQWLLRICMQHRPELFLDPNQGLKAEAYRKGRLRPDASLVPCDAFVGQGEWADPDPVLMVVEVTSHDSDTEQRDRVEKPRAYATTGIPLYLLIDRQACQIVVYSEPDDGRYETIHTVPFGKVLHLPDPVGITLETEQLKDWVG; translated from the coding sequence ATGACCGCGCTCGCCGACCCGCCGCCGCACATCATGGAGACCGAGCATTTCGAAGAGGCCGCCCGGATACTCGCCCGCCTGGAAGAAGGCGCGCGGTTGGAACTCATCGACGGGAAGGTCAAGAGCAAGCCCATGCCGGACGGGGATCACGGACGGATCATTCAGTGGTTGCTTCGCATCTGCATGCAACACAGGCCGGAGCTTTTTCTCGATCCGAATCAGGGCCTGAAGGCGGAGGCCTACCGGAAGGGCCGCCTTCGTCCGGACGCCTCTCTCGTGCCGTGCGATGCCTTCGTGGGCCAGGGTGAATGGGCGGACCCCGACCCGGTGCTCATGGTCGTCGAAGTCACTTCACATGACTCGGACACCGAGCAGCGCGACCGAGTGGAGAAGCCCCGTGCGTACGCGACGACCGGTATCCCGCTGTACTTGTTGATCGACCGCCAAGCTTGTCAGATCGTGGTCTACAGCGAACCCGATGACGGCCGCTACGAGACCATTCATACCGTGCCGTTCGGCAAGGTGCTTCACCTCCCCGACCCCGTCGGCATCACCCTCGAAACCGAGCAGCTGAAGGACTGGGTGGGCTGA
- a CDS encoding ribonucleoside-diphosphate reductase subunit alpha, which yields MTIAPTEPASDAEVAPPVVATPAAAAGNGAGEDGPGVALLRTLTELTEDLTATDPGKVAAAALRGRHAGSDEAELRSLATDAAAGLIGDEPQYSKLAARLLTLAVAEEAAGQGAVSFSASVATGHREGLIADETAQFVATHAARLDALVERALADGADDRFGYFGLRTLHSRYLLRHPTTRQVIETPQHFLLRVACGLAEDQSERALDDVAELYRLTSSLSYLPSSPTLFNSGTRHPQMSSCYLLDSPLDELDSIYDRYHQVARLSKHAGGIGLSYSRIRARGSLIRGTNGHSNGIVPFLRTLDASVAAVNQGGRRKGAACVYLETWHADIEEFLELRDNTGEEARRTHNLNIAHWIPDEFMRRVEADADWSLFSPSDAPELVDLWGDEFDAAYRKLEAEGRALKQIPARVLYSRMMRTLAQTGNGWMTFKDAANRTANQTAEPGQVVHSSNLCTEILEVTNDGETAVCNLGSVNLSAHLGDNGEMDWERLDATVRTAVTFLDRVVDINFYPTEQAGTSNSRWRPVGLGLMGLQDVFFRLRLPFDSPEARELSTRISERIMLAAYEASADLAERHGPHPAWSATRTARGVLHPDHYPNAEPRWADRWAALRTRIAATGMRNSLLLAIAPTATIASIAGVYECIEPQVSNLFKRETLSGEFLQVNAYLIEELKALGLWDARTRDALREANGSVQDVTWIPEEIRALYRTAWEIPQRSLIDMAAARTPYLDQSQSLNLFMASPTIGKLSSMYAYAWKRGIKTTYYLRSRPATRIAQSARGTSAAATAPVPQQATDPEAVACSLENPESCEACQ from the coding sequence GTGACCATCGCGCCAACGGAGCCCGCGTCAGACGCCGAGGTCGCACCGCCCGTGGTGGCCACGCCTGCCGCTGCTGCCGGCAACGGAGCGGGCGAGGACGGTCCGGGCGTCGCCCTGCTGCGCACCCTGACCGAGCTGACCGAGGACCTGACCGCGACCGACCCCGGCAAGGTGGCCGCCGCCGCGCTGCGCGGCCGGCACGCGGGCTCGGACGAGGCCGAACTGCGGTCGCTGGCCACCGATGCCGCGGCCGGACTGATCGGCGACGAGCCGCAGTACTCCAAGCTCGCCGCGCGTCTGCTCACCCTCGCCGTCGCCGAGGAGGCCGCCGGCCAGGGCGCCGTCTCGTTCTCCGCGTCCGTCGCGACCGGCCACCGCGAAGGCCTGATCGCCGACGAGACCGCGCAGTTCGTGGCGACCCACGCGGCCCGGCTGGACGCGCTGGTCGAGCGGGCGCTGGCCGACGGTGCCGACGACCGGTTCGGCTACTTCGGGCTGCGCACCCTGCACTCGCGCTACCTCCTGCGCCACCCCACCACCCGTCAGGTCATCGAGACCCCGCAGCACTTCCTGCTGCGGGTGGCCTGCGGCCTGGCAGAAGACCAGAGCGAGCGCGCCCTGGACGACGTCGCCGAGCTCTACCGCCTCACCAGCTCGCTGTCGTACCTGCCCTCCTCCCCCACCCTGTTCAACTCCGGCACCCGCCACCCGCAGATGTCGTCCTGCTACCTGCTGGACTCGCCGCTGGACGAGCTGGACTCGATCTACGACCGCTACCACCAGGTCGCACGGCTCTCGAAGCACGCGGGCGGCATCGGCCTGTCGTACTCCCGCATCCGCGCCCGCGGTTCGCTGATCCGCGGCACCAACGGGCACTCCAACGGCATCGTGCCGTTCCTGCGCACCCTGGACGCCTCGGTCGCGGCCGTGAACCAGGGCGGCCGGCGCAAGGGCGCCGCCTGCGTCTACCTGGAGACCTGGCACGCGGACATCGAGGAGTTCCTGGAGCTGCGCGACAACACCGGTGAGGAGGCCCGTCGCACCCACAACCTGAACATCGCCCACTGGATCCCGGACGAGTTCATGCGCCGGGTGGAGGCGGACGCCGACTGGTCGCTGTTCTCGCCCTCGGACGCCCCCGAGCTGGTGGACCTGTGGGGCGACGAGTTCGACGCCGCCTACCGCAAGCTGGAGGCCGAGGGCCGGGCGCTCAAGCAGATCCCCGCCCGGGTGCTGTACTCCCGGATGATGCGCACCCTGGCGCAGACCGGCAACGGCTGGATGACGTTCAAGGACGCCGCCAACCGCACCGCCAACCAGACCGCCGAGCCCGGCCAGGTCGTGCACTCCTCCAACCTGTGCACCGAGATCCTGGAGGTGACCAACGACGGGGAGACCGCGGTCTGCAACCTGGGGTCGGTCAATCTCTCGGCGCACCTGGGTGACAACGGCGAGATGGACTGGGAGCGGCTGGACGCGACCGTCCGTACCGCCGTCACCTTCCTCGACCGTGTCGTGGACATCAACTTCTACCCGACCGAGCAGGCCGGGACCTCCAACTCCCGCTGGCGTCCGGTCGGTCTGGGCCTGATGGGCCTGCAGGACGTGTTCTTCCGGCTGCGGCTGCCCTTCGACTCGCCCGAGGCGCGGGAGCTGTCGACCCGGATCTCCGAGCGGATCATGCTCGCCGCCTACGAGGCGTCGGCCGACCTCGCCGAACGGCACGGCCCGCACCCGGCCTGGTCCGCGACCCGCACCGCCCGCGGGGTGCTGCACCCCGACCACTACCCCAACGCCGAGCCGCGCTGGGCGGACCGCTGGGCGGCGCTGCGCACCCGGATCGCGGCCACCGGCATGCGCAACTCCCTGCTGCTGGCGATCGCGCCGACCGCGACCATCGCCTCCATCGCGGGCGTGTACGAGTGCATCGAGCCGCAGGTCTCCAACCTCTTCAAGCGCGAGACGCTGTCCGGTGAGTTCCTGCAGGTCAACGCCTACCTGATCGAAGAGCTCAAGGCGCTGGGGCTGTGGGACGCCCGGACCCGGGACGCGCTGCGCGAGGCCAACGGCTCGGTGCAGGACGTCACCTGGATCCCCGAGGAGATCCGGGCGCTGTACCGCACCGCCTGGGAGATCCCGCAGCGCTCGCTGATCGACATGGCCGCGGCCCGTACGCCCTACCTCGACCAGAGCCAGTCGCTGAACCTCTTCATGGCGTCGCCGACCATCGGCAAGCTCAGCTCGATGTACGCCTACGCCTGGAAGCGCGGCATCAAGACGACGTACTACCTGCGGTCGCGGCCGGCGACCCGGATCGCCCAGTCGGCACGCGGCACCTCGGCCGCCGCCACCGCCCCCGTACCGCAGCAGGCCACCGACCCCGAGGCGGTCGCCTGCTCCCTGGAAAACCCCGAGTCCTGCGAGGCCTGCCAGTAA
- a CDS encoding ribonucleotide-diphosphate reductase subunit beta codes for MSIDQTTTTAAATHTATTGTKNLLDPGFELTLRPMRYPEFYDRYRDAIKNTWTVEEVDLHSDVADLAKLSAGEQHMIGRLVAFFATGDSIVANNLVLTLYKHINSPEARLYLSRQLFEEAVHVQFYLTLLDTYLPDPDDRAAAFAAVENIPSIREKAQFCFRWMDSVEKIDRLEDKADRRRFLLNLICFAACIEGLFFYGAFAYVYWFRSRGLLHGLATGTNWVFRDESMHMEFAFSVVDTVREEEPDLFDDKLEQQVTEMLKEAVEAELQFGRDLCGDGLPGMNTDSMREYLQCVADQRLQRLGFAPVYGSENPFSFMELQNVQELTNFFERRASAYQVAVEGSVSFDDDF; via the coding sequence ATGTCCATCGACCAGACCACCACCACCGCGGCGGCCACGCACACCGCCACCACCGGCACCAAGAACCTCCTCGACCCGGGCTTCGAGCTGACGCTGCGCCCCATGCGGTACCCCGAGTTCTACGACCGCTACCGCGACGCGATCAAGAACACCTGGACCGTGGAGGAGGTCGACCTCCACTCCGACGTCGCCGACCTCGCGAAGCTCTCGGCGGGCGAGCAGCACATGATCGGCCGACTGGTCGCGTTCTTCGCGACCGGTGACTCGATCGTCGCCAACAACCTCGTGCTGACGCTCTACAAGCACATCAACTCCCCCGAGGCGCGGCTGTACCTGAGCCGGCAGCTGTTCGAGGAGGCCGTGCACGTCCAGTTCTATCTGACGCTGCTGGACACCTACCTTCCCGACCCGGACGACCGCGCCGCCGCCTTCGCGGCCGTGGAGAACATCCCGTCCATCCGGGAGAAGGCCCAGTTCTGCTTCCGCTGGATGGACTCGGTCGAGAAGATCGACCGGCTGGAGGACAAGGCCGACCGGCGCCGCTTCCTGCTGAACCTGATCTGCTTCGCGGCCTGCATCGAGGGGCTGTTCTTCTACGGCGCCTTCGCGTACGTGTACTGGTTCCGCTCGCGGGGCCTGCTGCACGGCCTGGCCACCGGCACCAACTGGGTCTTCCGCGACGAGTCCATGCACATGGAGTTCGCGTTCTCGGTCGTGGACACCGTCCGCGAGGAGGAGCCCGACCTCTTCGACGACAAGCTGGAGCAGCAGGTCACCGAGATGCTCAAGGAGGCCGTCGAGGCGGAGCTGCAGTTCGGCCGCGACCTGTGCGGTGACGGCCTGCCGGGCATGAACACCGACTCGATGCGCGAATACCTCCAGTGCGTCGCCGACCAGCGGCTGCAGCGGCTCGGCTTCGCGCCGGTCTACGGATCGGAGAACCCCTTCTCCTTCATGGAGCTGCAGAACGTCCAGGAGCTGACCAACTTCTTCGAGCGCCGGGCGTCCGCCTACCAGGTAGCCGTCGAGGGCTCGGTCTCCTTCGACGACGACTTCTAG